GGAACTTTTCGGCCAGGCCATTCTCGACTCTGGTTCCGATAAATAACGATGTTGAAACGAAGTCTTTGAATTTTCTGTTTGTTTGGCGGGTTGATTCATGGTCTCGTGGCATCATGGCATCATaatgaaagagaaaaatatTGTTGAAAAGTGTAAgtcgagaaaagaaagaaagcggTGCCAACGTCAAAGCGGCTTATTGAGAAGATCGGGATTCTGCAGAGATATCGCGATTGTTGCTGCCAGTCTCTTCCGGTGTCATCATCAAGTCGTCGTTGGTCAAACGAGCTTGCTCGCGCGTAGAGTGGGTCGAATCGCTGTCCAGCCGGAGGTTTTCCATCTGCTCCAGATCTTCGTACTCAGGTAGTGGAAGAGGGGACCCTTGATAATCTTCCATGGTGCTCTCATGGTCGATCTTGGTGTAACCGGGCGGACTGGCAGGGACATCCTCGTACACAGGCGGCATTTCTTCGTCCCAGCTGATACCCAAACCGCATCTTTCAGTGACATTAAGGTTGAACTGCATGCGCAGCACACGTGCTGCACCGGTTGGTGTCATGAGACGAGCGTTCCGGTTAGAACAGAATTCCTCAGCAACGATCAATTCGATCACCAGGTTGTGCTTCGCCTCAAGGCCACCAGGAGCTTCCAAGTCGCAGACCGGGTTGCACGTCGGGTTGATACTAGCTTCGAATTGCATTTTGATTTCACCGCCAGCGGTATCGAAATCAGTCTTCCAGCCACTCTTCTCCTCGTTGTGACCGATAACTCGTGTCTCCTGATGCATGACTCCCTTTCCTTCACCACCAATCTTGTGGGCATGTCTGGAGCAGGCAACAGAAACCAGCTTCTGATGCTCTTCAATCCGCCACATCATTTTCCGCAACCGCCAGCGGGTCTGCGTTTCCTCGCCCTTCTCAACCACTCCACTGAGCGTCATTTCGACAGGAAACGTGCCAATGGGGTGAACCACTGAGGGGAGCACGACGCGGCCGGTGAGGTTGGTGGGAGGAAAGACACGAATCGAAGCTTTGTCGTTTCCTGGGATAAGCGCACGCTTGATGTGCAAGGGCATCTTGAAGGTAAAATTCTCGCCGGTGGTACTGTGCGCGCGAGCTAAAAGGAAATAT
This region of Aspergillus chevalieri M1 DNA, chromosome 4, nearly complete sequence genomic DNA includes:
- a CDS encoding alpha-arrestin (COG:S;~EggNog:ENOG410PKUA;~InterPro:IPR014752,IPR014756,IPR024391;~PFAM:PF13002), which codes for MPGRLLSNLVRPSYSLHSSSSSSRSNSSSSSSINEIPHSSTNHTLSILPKKPTVFKHHHDRARSPERRLSVAMDHLMHPHRDHSKDKRRSLGRSKERANKEDALAASAKLDVVVESPPLVCYGTPANSTGALFSGRLRVEVTDAVGVVNLESLDMRLMSKASTKKPVSRDCPSCLSRTEELTHWNFLTEPLHLTPGTHEFPFSYLFPGHLPASCNGSLGQIEYFLLARAHSTTGENFTFKMPLHIKRALIPGNDKASIRVFPPTNLTGRVVLPSVVHPIGTFPVEMTLSGVVEKGEETQTRWRLRKMMWRIEEHQKLVSVACSRHAHKIGGEGKGVMHQETRVIGHNEEKSGWKTDFDTAGGEIKMQFEASINPTCNPVCDLEAPGGLEAKHNLVIELIVAEEFCSNRNARLMTPTGAARVLRMQFNLNVTERCGLGISWDEEMPPVYEDVPASPPGYTKIDHESTMEDYQGSPLPLPEYEDLEQMENLRLDSDSTHSTREQARLTNDDLMMTPEETGSNNRDISAESRSSQ